Part of the Haliaeetus albicilla chromosome 28, bHalAlb1.1, whole genome shotgun sequence genome, AAAATGATCTGTTGTTCACACTGACCCTACTCTTCATAGATACAACACTGTAGGAGAAGGACAAATCTCCTTGGGTCTTCGCCAAGCGTTGGATTCAAAATCCTCTTCCAGATCCTGCCGTGCAAGTGGAACAGACTCCCTCTACAGCCACTCCTCCACCTTGCCAAAGACTACTACTTGTCTGTGCCAGATCTGTTTGCATGAGCCGCTCCTGACAAACTAAGCCAGGTATCTCACGCAGGTCTTTGCTAAAGGGGCTCATATCAAGTGAAGCCTGCTAGGAAGCCCTCTCAACGACAGCTCCTTTTTCAGCTATCATGCCTGGGTTCGGAAAGTGACAGGCTTCTGCTGTCTCAGACACTGCATTCAAATAACAATGAGTTCACTTATCAGCAGTAATTCTAAAAGCCAGCAAATAGCATCACCTGGGTATATAATGCGTTCAACTTCTGCTCCAGATACAGCGCACGAGGATTCGAGAATTTAGAGAAAACTTGTAAGTGGGCTATTAGTTGCCtgtaaaaccaaacaaaaaaaaatcaaaacacttttttaaatgACCAGAAGAGAGAAACCTGCATTATCATAAACAAATGGAGACCTTTTATTAAAACTGattaacaagaaagaaaaaaaaccaccacacaagAGGATCCCTAGTCTACAGGCCTCCATTTCAGAGACACAGTGAGAATTATCTTGTTCCCTCTCCTAAGCAGCTCTTTCCAGCTGTCACTTCACTGCACAGAGAAGGCCATTTCCTCAGTAGCTCTAGATGGGCTCAGCTTTTGACGAGAAAGGAATACAAACAGCCAGGATGCAGACTGTGCTGGACTTAtgctgggctgcaagcacagatGGGACTCCGTTCCTCTAGAAGTGGCTGTGTCATCCCACATCTGCCCTACGTCCACTttgtgggagaggagagagatgaCCGGGATAAGGAAGGTGTGAGATCTCCTCTACCATATGCgctgtggggctggcagaggctgtcctcctccagctgctccccCTGGTAGTTTACACTGAACTCTCCAGACACTCAGCTGGGCCACTCTCCCCCATGGGCTCGGCCAAAGGACGAGTACAACACCTTCCAGCAACCCCACGCCGAGTTTGGGGCAGGCGTGGGTCCTCCCGCTGCCTCAGCCAGACCTCGTGGGCCGCGGAGTGCAGCCCCACCAGGGCTCTCCTACCGCGGCACAGGCCTGACTGCGTGAACTGTCCAGGGTGAAGGCAAAGGGAGGTCAGTCCAGAACTCATTAACACACCTCCGGTAAATCTTTTACGCCTTTGGTACTGCTACCAGAAACTAATGTTCCACTTCAGCACATGGACATTTTGAGATGGAggttgaaaaggaaaaaaaaacaaaacaaaacaaatccaaaaaaCTTGGACTGTCACTGTATTTTAATTCCTGCTAATTTACAGATACAAGCCAGAATGTGGGAACAAAATGAAACACCTGTAAGACACCTGGGATTAAATGACAATTCAGGTTACATATCAAATACTTGTCGTGTTCCAACATGCAAGGTGACATTTTGAAGTCCTCTGTCATTACAAGGGCCATCCTTTGCAGAAAAAGTGGCAAACTACAAATCTTTATGATGTATTTGTAATGGACATTTGACAGAGGTCACCAGGGTAAAAAGACTCTGGTTAGACAAATTGTGGAGAGTTCATACGAAGAGTCACTTTCTCCATGTATTCCGCGCTGCAAACAATGACATTACAATGGCATGTAGGTTCAGTCTAAACCACCaccaaataaaaatctttgtcCCTAAGGCGACGACTGGGACCAAGATTTCTAACAGGTAGGCAATGGCAGAATCCCAATATTAAAATACCTAATTGAATAGTCTCATTTTTTGAAGTGTTTGGCAATGCTCGTGGTTTTAAAAGACCAACAGATCCACACAGAGAAGCCAGGGGAATGCAGGTACAGTGACCTCTGAAAACTTCACAATGGCTTCAGAATACCACATAATTTTTGCTTAAAGTAACACAAACCACAGACTGTCAGCAGGTAATGAGATAATGATAAAGCCTGGGCAGGGTCTTTGGATGTTTAGTACTGTGCAGGCAGTTTCTGACTCTCAAGTGCTTATAAGCCACTGAAAAGTTATGAAGTgcaagcaaaagaagaaaaatgaatatatataaaaacatagcTTTTATCTCAACATGAGCTACTGAATCTGCCTTTCCATGAGAGCACTAGCAAggcaaaactaaaaatactCACTTAGCAGCAgctcttcttgttttctttttcagtagtCCTACAGTAATCTGttccccttcttccttttcttcttcctcctcctccatagCAGCATCATTCACCTCTTCAGCAGgtatttcttttgctgctaCTGTACCCctagttttctttctaagatCCTGAGATGGAGCCACTAGTGAATCTGCTGGGTAGTACTcgtttctgtgtttaaaaaagaaagaaggaaggaattaAGCAGCTTAGCATTTTTCAGGGTTTCAGGGCGAGAACAACTAAAAACTCCACAATCCACCATTCTCATCGGTAATGGCACTGTGTCTTGCGAGACTATATGGCTAAAAATTCCCAAAGAAGAGTATTTCACTAAGTATACGCTTCTTGGCCTACAAGTTAGAGATATAAGGCAGTGACCAAATATATTAAAGGAGACTGGAGTTACCtggtggaaaggaaaagagacacgaaTCGCTGAATTACTAGAGGTCTGTAAAGAGGTTCTGTGGAGGGCATGGGGGTTGTGTTTGCTTGAGTGGGCAGGTGAACAGTGAGTATGGCAGTGTGAGAGTAAGTGAGGAAACTAACCTACTACGATATGGTTCAATTTTTCCAGGAAGGCAAGCAAAACATAGCTTTTCTAATCATAGAAAAGGAGTATCAGAAACCTTCCCCTGCCGCAAGATCACATCGACCCCACGTGCATCATACTATCTGATATGTGCACACATGCAAGcacaccactgctctccctCCAGGGGCAGGAAATTCAATCAGCCTCtaacaaaaccagtattttccCCATCTtgagggaaaatattttggtctTCTGTGATTCcatatgaaaatgtattttcatttttaaaaaaagttactttattTCTACTGAAACCACTCTCTAATGGTGTAATGAGTCTGTGACAGTGGCAAGTCAATAAATGAGAGACTAAGCAGCAGAAACGTACTGCCAGTTTAACTTCAGCCTGCTTCTTGTGTGATGTCTCTAACAGCATCCACATTTCAATCAAAAGGTTATCTTAACTGGAAAGAGACATCGCATCAGCCATGCATTCAGGAAATAAAGTCTATAATGGGATAACCATAGTCTTAAAGCTCAGCAACGCACTGAGAGCAATGTGTCctctcaaatgaaaaataaatcttacttACCTAATAAATCTCAAAAGAAGTGGGGAAAGTTCCCTCGACCTAGGCTCCACTCTGTCTGGAAACTTATCCAGTGCTTTCCACAGTAGAAAACGGAAGTTTGTGTGGTCCAGCCGCTCACTGCAATCTGTTCcagtcctcagctgctccaggAAGACAGTCCCCACCCCTCCTTCTGGCAtcttcttgctttctgtttcagCAATGCTTTCTTCCTGTTCATCTAATTCATTTTGCAGCTCCATTTCTACAgaacagatgaagaaaatctctTCAGGTTACTTCATTATCACCACTAGCAAGGGATCGGTCCCCCGTTACATAAGTAATACTTTTGGGGACAGGTACCTGCTCAGACAACTGTATTTAACACTGACCTGGAAGACCTGCATTGCTTAGAAAGTATTCTAGGATGCCTTACAGCCCTGATGCGTCTCAGTTAAGCTCAGTTCTCTTGAATAACACAGAAGCCCACAAATGGCTGCATGCTTATGGCTCTATCATGAAATCATAGATTCCATACACCCATAGCTAAACCTCAAGAGCACACCCAAGACAGACACTGTTTGCAGGAATTCCACTGAATCTATGCAGCAGAAAGATGGTCAGCCCCATTATACAGGTTTTGTCATTGCTCCTGATCAGTCTGGGCAGAGCCAGCCTTAAGCAGGGATGAAACTGCTGCATGGCTTCCTGCAACCTGCAACTCCCTCCTGTAATGCAGGTGCCTTTTCTACATACTTCTTGGTGTTTAGGACAGGAGGAGACACTGACTTCTCCCAGGCCTCTCCATTCCTGTCCTGGACATGACACTGGTAGTCAAGAGCCCTGGTTCTGAATTCCCCCATCACATGTAAATTTGGGGCACATAAAAACGCAGTCATGTCATTCACAATTAGCTGGGTTACTGTCATAATAAGATTTAGGATCCATGACTTACCAGCATAGGTAGCAGCCCTCTCCAAATGTTCATATAAGACCTTCCAGAACTGTTTATTCTCCATTTCCTTTGCATAAGAACTAAAAAAGCATAAGACAGcacaaaagtaaaaagaaaataaaaaaagccatgcATCAGTAGGCAAGTTAACAACTAACACAATCAGAGGCTTCGATCACTGCTTCAATGTGGGTGTCCGAAGACAGGACATCTGCACAATACAGCTGTAGCACTTCCTTGCCTTTACTCCTGGATCCCAAATGTCaattgttattaaaataatctgGTTGCACCTCATGACTTCAAACGAACTCAAATGGAGTAAAAATGTTCTCAAGCCTTCTACTGACTTCTATACAGTAACATCATATAGAACCAAAGGAAGAATTAGCATGGACACATCTTTTGAAGagctggtttaattttttttttatcagttcacTAGTCTGAAGGGGGAAATCCCATCCTTTTTAATCATACaacggaggggaaaaaacaagaagaTAAAGTCATGCTGAAAGCAGACACCTGAGACGGGGAAACTGAGAGGGACTTCTCGCTCCTTTAAGCATTTGTGAAATACTAATCAAATCCTGCTACCTTTGAGTCAAAACTCTGATGCTATTTGACCACATTTGTTACAAGTTCCCTTTAATAgtaagaaaaatcagaaaccaAGTTAAAAAGCAAGAGTCTGCACAGGCTGTGATTTATTTGAGAGATCAAATTAGTTTCAGAAGATTTCACATGAAGGTTCTCATGCACAGATCTCTCCAAATCGGGTATTTTTACCTCAGCTTTTGTGTACAGAACAATAGAAGGAATGTTCTGTGAGACAACCACAGATTGCAGCATCCAACTGCATATACTCACGTTACGAGTTCAATTACAGGATCCCAGAGAGGGCTGAAGTTAATGTAAAGCATTCCCAGTAAATACCGAAGAGGCACCTAGAATGGCATACAATACCATCTTGTTGAGATGTAAAAAACAATAGTTAAACACCAACCAACCTCCTCTAACCTTTCTTCCTCTCGCAGAGGAAACTCTGATCAAAGAAGTCCTCAGAAGTACTACAAGTAATGAAGCAAGCCACACATCTTTGTCTCATAGCTGCATGAGGAAATCTATACCCTATTTACTGTAAGCCGCACTGAGATCTAGTCACCACACCTACATACCATGAATGTGCAAAAAACAGTTCAGCACAGCAGATGATCTGGATCGCCTGCCTCCCCCTCAAACTTCGGGGATCCCATAGCAGCATTAAGGACCTCAGAAAGAGGAAAGTTTGCCCTGAAGAGCCTTCATTGCAGTAGGCCTAGAAGCATGTCCTCTGGACTGGCTCCTTGCTGACCTACATGCAGTAGGACTGACCTACAACCCTTCCTCACAGGAGCTTACAAGTCAAGgtaaaaaaattatacaggTACAGCAACagccagaaaaataatttaaaaaccccTCCCACCAAATCCATGAtaattttgctggttttggctggggtagatttaattttcttcatagcagctagtatggggctatgttttggatttgtgctggaaacagtgttggtacttcagggatgttttcgttactgctgagcagtgctcacacattcgagccaaggccttttctgcttctcaccccaaccctccagcaagcaggctggggggggaacgggggggggcacaaggagtctggaggggacacagccaggacagctgaccccaactgacccaagggatattccagaccacaggacttcatgctcagcatataaagctggggaaaaaaagaaggaaggggaggacattcggagtgatggtgtttaCCTTCCCAAGTAATGGTTACACgcgatggagccctgctttcctggaggtggctgaacacctgcctgcccatgggaagtggggaatgaattccttattttgctttgtgtgcacggcttttgctttacctgtgaaactgtctttatctcagcccacgagttttctcacttttacccttccaattctcaCCCCCATCCGACCGGGGAGGAGcaagcaagtggctgtgtgctgcttagttgccggctggggttaaaccacaacaatcaTTTAACTAGTAAAATTGTGACCCTTCCAACATCTAGAAAGTAAGGTCCCCTttagctcagcagcagaggagattCAACAGTCACAGGCATGCAAGATTTTCACCCTGCAGCAAGATCCCAAAGCTAGGCTCTCCAAAGGCCAATGGCAATCCTACCAATGTTCAACCATGCTGAGGGTATGGCAATGTCATGGTTTTCAATTTGCTCACGACTCGCTTCTCCCTGGAATCATTTGCCTTCCTTTCCATGATATCAAAACCTGATTAATCTGGCTGTGGGCCATTTATCTAGATATCACTGTTCTTCTACTAAATATCCAAGAGAACACAACAGTCCCAAGGACAATGGGAGCTGTGATCCTTACTAGCAAGTAAGTTTTCTAAAACCTAATCCGGGAGCTAATTGATTTTTTGATGAACTCTTATTAAAAACTCTCCAATCCGTGTGATGGAATAAGAACATTCTCTTGGAATAAAGGAATGCCACAACTGCTTTTTGACAACTGCTTACCTCCTGCAAAGATCCACTTGGTATTGCAGACTGCACTATATCACATCTTAGTTTCCTCAAATGCAGAAGTTTCTCTCTGTAATCATTCACTGTTGCTGGCACAAGTTCTGCTTGGAGCAATATGGCAAATACTGGCTGCAGTTCCCCTGTGCCATCACCCTGAACAAACAAGTGGCATTCATTTTGTTAGAGTATCCTTTCCTCTTTGAAAGGTATTTCAACAAAACTACAGAGTCCCAGCCATTTTGGACGGAAGAACAAAGTCAAGGGACTTGCTCTGTTTTCCACCACTTAGGCGCCAAAACTCACacatctgaaaacatcaggAGGCAGGggcacaaagaaataaaacgGGAATGAGAATACACAAAAGCAGAGGACAACCTCTACCAGACACATGCTTTGTTTCTGCAAAGTGGAAAACTGTTCACACACAACATCAAACACAGATGGCTTTGAAATGTTAAATGAAAAGTTTTAGCCCTACCTCAATCTGTGTAGAAGGTGGATTCTCAAAATGGTTTAGAATTCGAACAGTCAATAGCCGGACCTATCCAAAGGGGAAACATATGTCAGAAGCATGCAGGAGAACGCGGGCTACAAACACGCCTAAATAGAGGTTTATGTTTTGCACAGGAGGCTGATTTTGCTAGGTTCCTCCTAGAGTTCAGAAACAGATGAGCTCCTGTAGTCTAGCAGGCaattcaaaattaatatattaGGCTCCTGATCTGATTCACCTCTAGGGAAGCAGCAAGCCTCGCAGGGCTAGAAGTTAACCTCTGTTAACTCATAACCCATGGCAGCCTCTTAGAAATGGACACAGTCCTAAACAGATACTACGGAAGGAATAGCTTTACACAGTCTCATGTTTCTCCTGTCAGCCTTTGCCATTTAACTCAGTTTACGTAAATTACAttgttaaaatacaaattatctTGCGCATGCTCAAAAAAGCAGATTACCTTGGAAATACCAGTGGAAATATTAGGATGCAACTTCTCAAACAAGTCCATTAGGTTCTCTTGGGAAAGGGGTTCCTGGCAGCCACACAATGCCAACCTCGTGTAATAGAGATCAGCCAACAGCAACGCAGAGGGGTCTGAAGGGAAAGTGCTATAACAGAGTGGTTTATTAGCATACTAACAGCACTGCAACAATACAGATATTCGAAAATAAGGCAGTAGCGATGGTAACAATACTAAGGTAAAATTCCACACGACTTCAGACTCTGCTGGCACCAGCAGACCGGTGAAGTCAGACTTCACCAGCATGCTGGCTTCCAGCCTCAAAGCCCAATTACCTGTGACAGCCCAAGAGGCATGAGATTCCTCATTTGTACTAATCGGGCTTGTCAAGCTGGGGCTAGCAGGCTGGGCCgacacacacagagctgcagaaaacaaatctgCATATGTCAGACAAGGGCTGCTGCTACTGCCCAGGTGCCCAGTCAGTGATCAActtcaacagaaaagaaataatccaGGCTTAGGTGAGGCACCAGGAATCCTGCCAGCCCACAGGGAAACCTCCTTCTGCTACCTTACATCCCTTGCTCCAAGCGGGTTTCACACCCCCAGCCCAAAGCTGGCAGAAGAGCACTAGACTGAAGCTCCCTGCCAAGACTTCCTGCCTGATCTGGGCAAACTGCTTCATCTCCATCGTGCCTCACACGTGGGCACCATGACTTCCTAACTGAACAGGATGTTTTGAAGCTCAAGCCACCAAAGACTTGGAGATGCTCCAGCCCAAGAGTGATGGGAGATGACAAGTTCAGCAGGATTTGCTGGAGAGACATTAATGGTCTCCCTCAATCCCTTCAGCCACTCAGTTGTATGTGCTAATTATAAGTAGAATAgaattataataaataaaatggagcaTACAAAACCTCCTCCCGCTGTGGAGCAAGCACACACATGGGTATGTAAGGACATGGAGGAATCCCAACACCACCAGCAGACTGCAGAAGTTCAGCCTTTTGACACAACTCAGAAAGTGCTGTTCCTGTCTCTTTTATCATTATAATGTAACACACAGTTATTAAGTGTAGTGCTCCTACGTAAAACTAGAACCAACGTATTTGACACTACCCTGCAGCTGGCTATGAAAGCTTCAGTTTGCAGAGAAAACACCACTGAACAGGCACTACACCTACCTGGCTCTCCAAACAAACAGTGTCTACAACATTGCTACCTTAACCACAATACTGAAGCAACATGCCAGCATAACAGAATGGGCAACACACAAATTGGAATTTAACAAGCCCCTACATAAAGGCAAAGTCAACTCTTTGCCGTACCAAGGAGAATCACGAAGAATCACAGAACAGGCAGAGTTTACTTACGTCACCAAGCTCTTGACACGCTCCACAGGTAACAAATGGAGTAGTTCAGAAGACTCTGCCAAACTAAGAAGAGTACTTACAGCTTGGCAGGCCacaaacaggcttcctggagcaAAGAGAGAACAAGAACAGCCTGTATATTTACTCAGCTCTCACTGACTTGTGTTTGTATGGTGCTTGCCCAACCTGAAATGGCTGAGTCACAGAAGTAGGGTAACATATGGATCCCAGAAGTGCCATGTGTATTTTCTCACCATAACCCATAACGGAAATGCTCCTCTGGCTATCAAAGTTAAGTGCCTACTCCAGCAAGCCAGCATTGAAAGCTGTGAGCAATTCCCAGTTTGCACCTGTTTCCATCGCGCCCATGTACACAGAGAGCAGAGATCTGGAGCTAAGCATTGTTGCAGGAGTCTCAGACACCTCAATGTATAAATGGCactcagaaatgaagaaatgccACCCAAAGTGATACCAATGCAgcaaaatagaaacaaaaatatatacCGATGCTAGCACACAGGCACCTATAAACCTCGGCACTTTGGCAGCACACTACTGTATGAGATCTCCAAAGCTGTCCCATGTACTTAAAGTCTGAATATTTGTTAGTGAATGGAAGGAGGGTCCGCTGAATTTTGTTACAGCAATCGCATCTCCTTCCTAAACCTCTCAGCCTTCTTTAGGGATGGAGGGTTTCCCAGGAGCACAGCAGAGAAAGCCCTTCCAGGcaagaaaggggaagggcaatTCCTTTCCCCTAACACTCCTAAGTTAGCAAGTatgttggttaaaaaaaaaaaaaaaaaaaaaaaaaaaaaaagaattccccTCTCCTTCGTCTCTTCCCAAGCAGAAGAAACACTGTTCCTAAACAGGCAAAttaaagaaagt contains:
- the LOC138682430 gene encoding small subunit processome component 20 homolog → MDLFEKLHPNISTGISKVRLLTVRILNHFENPPSTQIEGDGTGELQPVFAILLQAELVPATVNDYREKLLHLRKLRCDIVQSAIPSGSLQEVPLRYLLGMLYINFSPLWDPVIELVTSYAKEMENKQFWKVLYEHLERAATYAEMELQNELDEQEESIAETESKKMPEGGVGTVFLEQLRTGTDCSERLDHTNFRFLLWKALDKFPDRVEPRSRELSPLLLRFIRNEYYPADSLVAPSQDLRKKTRGTVAAKEIPAEEVNDAAMEEEEEEKEEGEQITVGLLKKKTRRAAAKQLIAHLQVFSKFSNPRALYLEQKLNALYTQLLSHQDQSVQRIALDCIMTYKHPHLLPYRENLQRLLEDKSFKEEIVHFSISEETAVVKMEHRPDLIPVLMRILYGRMRNKTGSKTQGKSLAGTRMSIVLRFLAGSLPEEIRMFLDLLFEAVKQFSNGPCQTAVLRSDPAQECQQCFT